In one Planctomycetia bacterium genomic region, the following are encoded:
- a CDS encoding tyrosine-type recombinase/integrase: MASLYKKPVIVNDTKSGKKTKTKSRKWWGRFRDENGVEKRVPLASDKAAARTMLNEHVLRVERRVAGLESPFEGHQRRRLAEHLDDYRKYLRDKGGTEAHVVKTEQRVRSVVDGCKFDRINDISASGVQSYLAQLRSDGKGAANSNHYLGAIKSFSRWLVRDRRTSDDRLAHLAKMNEATDRRRVRRPLSEEEFARLLDAAANGPMIQHVAGRDREILYIIACYTGFRRNEIGSVTMRSFDFQSDPPTMTVEAGYSKRRRRDVIPLRRELAVRIEAWITEKANAKDSAPLFTVANKRTAEMIR, encoded by the coding sequence GTGGCAAGCCTTTACAAGAAGCCGGTCATCGTCAACGACACCAAGTCCGGCAAGAAAACGAAGACCAAGTCCCGCAAGTGGTGGGGCCGCTTTCGCGACGAGAATGGCGTCGAAAAGCGCGTTCCGCTCGCGTCCGACAAGGCCGCAGCACGGACGATGCTAAACGAACACGTTTTGCGCGTCGAACGCCGAGTCGCCGGGCTGGAGAGCCCTTTCGAGGGACATCAAAGGCGGCGGCTGGCGGAACATCTCGACGACTACCGAAAGTACCTCAGAGACAAAGGCGGGACCGAGGCCCACGTCGTCAAGACGGAGCAACGCGTTCGTTCCGTAGTCGACGGCTGCAAATTCGATCGCATCAACGACATCTCCGCTAGCGGCGTGCAGAGCTATCTGGCACAGCTTCGGTCCGACGGAAAGGGCGCTGCGAACAGCAACCATTACCTGGGGGCGATCAAGTCATTCTCCCGGTGGTTGGTGAGGGACCGGCGCACAAGTGATGACCGGTTGGCACACCTCGCTAAAATGAATGAGGCGACGGATCGACGTCGGGTTCGGCGGCCGTTGTCGGAGGAGGAGTTCGCCCGTCTGTTGGACGCCGCGGCAAATGGGCCGATGATTCAGCATGTGGCCGGGCGGGACCGCGAAATCCTCTACATCATCGCTTGCTACACCGGCTTTCGCCGGAACGAGATTGGCTCGGTCACGATGCGTTCCTTCGATTTTCAGTCCGATCCGCCGACCATGACAGTTGAAGCCGGCTACTCGAAGCGCCGCCGGCGCGACGTCATTCCCCTGCGCCGGGAATTGGCCGTCCGGATCGAGGCTTGGATCACGGAGAAGGCGAACGCCAAGGATTCCGCGCCGCTTTTCACCGTCGCCAATAAGCGTACGGCCGAAATGATCCGCTAA